A genomic region of Miscanthus floridulus cultivar M001 chromosome 3, ASM1932011v1, whole genome shotgun sequence contains the following coding sequences:
- the LOC136543448 gene encoding GDSL esterase/lipase At4g16230-like, producing the protein MGFKRSPPPFLAVANKTNKQVFRGLLGVNFASAGSGILDTTGSSIIPLSKQVEQFAAVQRNISSRVGNGAAADALLSRSLFLVSTGGNDLFAFFSRNSTPSDADKQQFVGNLVALYQNHVKALYVLGARKFAVIDVPPIGCCPYPRSLHPLGACIDVLNELARGFNKGVKAAMHGLSLSFQGFRYSVGSSHAVVQSIVKHNQRPGNGTGETKKF; encoded by the exons ATGGGCTTCAAGCGCAGCCCGCCGCCGTTCCTCGCCGTGGCCAACAAGACcaacaagcaggtcttcagaGGTCTCCTGGGAGTAAACTTCGCCTCTGCAGGATCAGGCATTCTCGACACAACA GGGAGCTCCATCATCCCGCTGAGCAAGCAGGTGGAGCAATTCGCCGCCGTGCAGCGCAACATCTCCTCGCGCGTCGGCAACGGGGCTGCCGCCGACGCCCTGCTGTCGCGGTCCCTGTTCCTCGTCAGCACCGGCGGCAACGACCTGTTCGCCTTCTTCTCGCGGAACAGCACGCCGTCGGACGCCGACAAGCAGCAGTTCGTCGGCAACCTCGTCGCGCTGTACCAGAACCATGTGAAG GCTCTGTACGTGCTCGGGGCGAGGAAGTTCGCGGTGATCGACGTCCCGCCGATCGGGTGCTGCCCCTACCCGCGGAGCCTGCACCCGCTGGGCGCCTGCATCGACGTCCTCAACGAGCTGGCGCGTGGGTTCAACAAGGGCGTCAAGGCCGCCATGCACGGCCTCAGCCTGAGCTTCCAGGGGTTCAGGTACTCCGTCGGGAGCTCCCATGCCGTGGTGCAGAGCATCGTGAAGCACAATCAAAGGCCTGGCAATGGCACAGGGGAAACGAAAAAGTTCTAG